CAACAAACACAAACTTACCCTTGACTTTAAGACAGCCTAGGTAGCCATCAAGATCAAAGTTCTCGACCGAGCTCGAAGACGAAATAATCAGGTCAAATTCCCGCTGGTGCTTGGAAGGCCAGTCGGGATCCTCGCCCGTAGCAACAAACTCGGACGCACCGAGTTTCTTGGCGTCCTCTGCTTTCTTGCTACTCCGGGAAAACGCACAAACCTCTGCACCAAGAGCTTTGGCAAACATGATAGCAAAGTGGCCCAATCCACCAATACCAATGACCGCAACCTTCTTGCCCGGGCCGCAGCCGTTGTCGACAAGGGGCGAATATGTGGTGGTGCCCGCGCAAAGCATTGGCGCAACGTCTTCTGTCTTCAAAGCATCAGGAATTGGGAACACGAAGTACTCGTGGGCACGAATGTGCGACGAGTAGCCTCCCCACGCCTTGGAGCCGTCAGGATAGTTGGAATTGTACGTATCGACCATGTGGGGACAGTAATTTTCCAGGTTGGCTTTGCAGACATCACACTTCAAACAGGACCAAATTTGGGCTCCGACTCCCACACGCTGGCCCTTCTTGACGGTGGTGACCTTATCACCGACTCTGACGGCCTCTCCAATAATTTCGTGGCCAGCAATGACGGGCAGATCAGGCTGCCCCCATCCCCCGGAAACTGTATGAACGTCAGAACCGCAGATTCCACATGCGTGGATGCGGATATCGACGTCGTACTCGCCAAATGGTTTTGGCTTGAactcgatcttggacaCGGTGGACCAGTTCTTGGTGTCTGTGACGGCAAATCCTTCAAAAGAGTCTGGATACATTTTGAGGTAGCAAATATAATTACGGAGTAGCAACTTAAATAGGGTTGACGCAGTTGCGctaaatttgaaaaatcagCCAGATTTCGGAGTTTTCAAGTCCAAGTTCGATCTGTACCCCcactttgaaaaattgctgGGTTGCGCGTAGAAATAATTAGAATTGTCGTCCTCTTGGTTATCCAGTGGGCCTTGGAATGAAACCTGTGGGTAGATCACCACATCCTCGACCTGCGAGGGTGCCAGAATCTGGCTGAATTTCTTGTACGAAAACCGTTGCGATTTGGGCACTGTGGGTCCCACAATCGAGTTGTGCAATGATTTCGAGACACTTGCATGAACGGCGTTTGGAATATTGTTCAGGTAGTCCACGAGAGTGTCTGTGAAGACTGACGGTCCTGTGAACGAAATGGTGGGCTCCCCGGTAGAATCAGAGTTTTGGAAAGCTGCTTCCCAAtcgatttttttcagtCGCTTGCTCTGTTGCAACGAAGTGTGCGATATACGGCCAATGAGCTTGGCCAGAAATGGGTGCCGGGACCTGGCCTGGAACACATTAGTGGAGAACGTGAGTCGTCTATTAAGATGCCGGTCATAATTTGGCTCGTTCAGATCGCCCAGAATCCCAACGTAAAGGCGTCCAAACATCATTCGTGGATGGTACCATTTGTTAATAGGCTTatggagctcaacatcGACATCTGCATAGGTTCCCCCAAATAGGTATATG
This window of the Ogataea parapolymorpha DL-1 chromosome VII, whole genome shotgun sequence genome carries:
- a CDS encoding NADP-dependent alcohol dehydrogenase 6; translated protein: MYPDSFEGFAVTDTKNWSTVSKIEFKPKPFGEYDVDIRIHACGICGSDVHTVSGGWGQPDLPVIAGHEIIGEAVRVGDKVTTVKKGQRVGVGAQIWSCLKCDVCKANLENYCPHMVDTYNSNYPDGSKAWGGYSSHIRAHEYFVFPIPDALKTEDVAPMLCAGTTTYSPLVDNGCGPGKKVAVIGIGGLGHFAIMFAKALGAEVCAFSRSSKKAEDAKKLGASEFVATGEDPDWPSKHQREFDLIISSSSSVENFDLDGYLGCLKVKGKFVFVGIPEDPLEVKLPTLNQSAISFSATHLGNRQQILSMLKLAAEKGLKAWTECLPISEENIKQALERTHSHDVRFRFVLTDYDKKFGSED
- a CDS encoding alpha 1,6-mannosyltransferase, with the protein product MPPYVSSNISRSQLIKRNLTKGKFLWVVGIAVFLFLEVAFQTSYTTMALAFNSPHLEKISHLTSFNSASNLSPIERKLLTAFPFEETEPEKNIFQLWDIESQTDDLPAKVTQMVLTWGIENPSYVHNVLEVTQAEAKVEEVLTATVPEVWEAYKRLPHARHKYEFLKYLLIYLFGGTYADVDVELHKPINKWYHPRMMFGRLYVGILGDLNEPNYDRHLNRRLTFSTNVFQARSRHPFLAKLIGRISHTSLQQSKRLKKIDWEAAFQNSDSTGEPTISFTGPSVFTDTLVDYLNNIPNAVHASVSKSLHNSIVGPTVPKSQRFSYKKFSQILAPSQVEDVVIYPQVSFQGPLDNQEDDNSNYFYAQPSNFSKWGYRSNLDLKTPKSG